A single Thermanaerothrix sp. DNA region contains:
- the fliI gene encoding flagellar protein export ATPase FliI, whose amino-acid sequence MRGIEVLKALEGRLDRTELIRLNGRVVQVVGLVIESQGPDVQVGDLCEISFRNRRNPLKAEVVGFRDDRVLLMPLGDLNDIGPGCDVAALGPTLGVHVGEDLLGRILDGLGNPIDDLGPVGASEFYPLYASPPHPLRRQMIERPLSVGVRVIDGLLTLGQGQRVGIFAGSGVGKSVLLGMMARNTEADVNVIALVGERGREVREFVDRDLGPEGLKRSVVVVATSDQPPLVRLKASLTATAVAEYFRDQGANVLLMMDSVTRVAMAQRDVGLAIGEPPATKGYTPSVFAFLPRLLERSGAGERGSITAIYTVLVEGDDMNEPVADTVRGILDGHIVLSRSLAAKNHYPSVEVGRSVSRVMPSIVSEEHLMAAGRVRELLAVYEEAQDLINIGAYRAGSNSRIDWALEHLEEVRNFLRQGMHERSGFEETVSRLLELAPF is encoded by the coding sequence TTGAGGGGGATTGAGGTTTTAAAGGCCCTTGAGGGGCGGCTTGACAGGACGGAGCTCATACGGCTCAACGGCCGGGTGGTTCAGGTGGTTGGCCTCGTCATAGAGTCCCAGGGGCCGGACGTGCAGGTTGGGGACCTTTGCGAGATATCCTTTAGGAACCGCAGGAACCCCTTGAAGGCGGAGGTGGTGGGCTTCCGGGACGACCGGGTGTTGCTGATGCCCCTTGGGGACCTCAACGACATAGGTCCGGGCTGCGACGTGGCGGCCCTTGGCCCCACCCTTGGGGTCCACGTGGGGGAGGATCTGTTGGGGAGGATCCTGGACGGCCTTGGGAACCCCATAGACGACCTGGGGCCCGTGGGGGCCAGCGAGTTCTACCCCCTTTACGCTTCGCCCCCGCACCCCTTGAGGCGCCAGATGATAGAGCGCCCCCTTTCGGTGGGGGTACGGGTGATAGACGGCCTTTTGACGTTGGGCCAGGGCCAGAGGGTGGGCATATTCGCCGGCTCCGGCGTTGGCAAGAGCGTGCTTCTTGGGATGATGGCCCGCAACACCGAGGCGGACGTGAACGTCATAGCCCTGGTGGGTGAACGGGGCAGGGAGGTCAGGGAGTTCGTGGACCGGGACCTGGGGCCCGAGGGGCTTAAGAGGTCCGTGGTGGTGGTGGCCACATCGGACCAGCCCCCGCTGGTGAGGCTCAAGGCTTCGCTCACCGCCACCGCTGTGGCGGAGTACTTCCGAGACCAGGGGGCCAACGTGCTGCTCATGATGGACTCGGTCACCCGGGTGGCCATGGCCCAGCGTGACGTGGGGCTTGCCATAGGGGAGCCGCCGGCCACCAAGGGGTACACCCCATCGGTGTTCGCGTTTCTCCCGAGGCTTCTGGAGAGGTCCGGCGCTGGGGAGCGGGGTAGCATCACCGCCATATACACCGTTCTGGTGGAGGGGGACGACATGAACGAGCCCGTGGCGGATACGGTGCGGGGCATCCTGGACGGCCACATAGTACTTAGCCGTTCGTTGGCGGCCAAGAACCACTATCCCTCCGTGGAGGTGGGGCGCAGCGTGAGCCGCGTCATGCCCAGCATAGTTTCGGAGGAGCACCTTATGGCGGCGGGAAGGGTCAGGGAGCTGCTGGCGGTTTACGAGGAGGCCCAGGACCTCATAAACATAGGGGCCTACAGGGCGGGCAGCAATTCCAGGATAGACTGGGCTTTGGAACACCTGGAGGAGGTCCGAAACTTCCTAAGACAGGGGATGCACGAGAGAAGCGGTTTTGAGGAGACCGTGTCAAGGCTTTTGGAGCTTGCGCCCTTTTGA
- the fliG gene encoding flagellar motor switch protein FliG, protein MAKAKDLRGREKAAIFLVAIGPEVSAQVYRHLDDATIELLTLEIANMRKITPETKLEVLKEAQEIIMAREFMTQGGVDYARKLLEQALGPERAQDILRRITASLQVRPFDFVRHADPSQLISFIQGEHPQTIALILSYLSPEQAGQVLGGLPPSSQWDVARRIARMDRITPEVLREVERVLERKLSTVMGQDFTMAGGVDAVVAIINRVDRGTERNIIEALEEQDPELAEEIKKRLFVFEDIMGMDDRSLQRVLREVDMKDLALALKGATEELKAKFFRNMSKRAADMLKEDMDFMGPVRVRMVEEAQQKIVNIVRSLEEAGEIVIARGGEEELVV, encoded by the coding sequence ATGGCAAAGGCCAAGGACCTCAGGGGCAGGGAGAAGGCCGCCATATTCTTGGTGGCCATAGGGCCGGAGGTGTCAGCCCAGGTTTACCGTCACCTGGACGACGCCACCATAGAGCTTCTTACCCTTGAGATAGCCAACATGAGGAAGATAACCCCGGAGACGAAGCTCGAGGTCCTCAAGGAGGCCCAGGAGATAATAATGGCCCGGGAGTTCATGACCCAGGGGGGCGTGGACTACGCCAGGAAGCTGCTTGAGCAGGCCCTGGGCCCCGAGCGGGCCCAGGACATCCTGCGGCGGATCACCGCCAGCCTTCAGGTGCGCCCCTTCGACTTCGTGCGCCATGCGGACCCGTCGCAGCTCATATCCTTCATCCAGGGGGAGCATCCCCAGACCATCGCCCTCATACTGTCTTACCTTTCGCCGGAGCAGGCGGGGCAGGTACTGGGCGGCCTTCCGCCTTCCTCCCAGTGGGACGTGGCCCGGCGCATAGCCCGGATGGACCGGATAACCCCGGAGGTGCTTCGGGAGGTGGAGCGGGTGCTGGAGAGGAAGCTCTCCACCGTCATGGGGCAGGACTTCACCATGGCGGGAGGGGTGGACGCGGTGGTGGCCATAATAAACCGGGTGGACCGGGGTACCGAGCGGAACATAATAGAGGCCCTGGAGGAACAGGATCCGGAGCTGGCGGAGGAGATAAAGAAACGGCTCTTCGTGTTCGAGGACATCATGGGCATGGACGACCGGTCCCTGCAGCGGGTGCTCCGTGAGGTGGACATGAAGGACCTCGCCCTGGCCCTGAAGGGAGCCACGGAGGAGCTGAAGGCGAAGTTCTTCCGCAACATGTCCAAGCGGGCGGCGGACATGCTGAAGGAGGACATGGACTTCATGGGTCCCGTGCGGGTCAGAATGGTGGAGGAGGCCCAGCAGAAGATAGTGAACATAGTGCGTTCCCTGGAGGAGGCGGGAGAGATCGTCATAGCCAGGGGTGGAGAGGAGGAGCTGGTTGTCTAG
- a CDS encoding FliH/SctL family protein, whose product MAERFHRSLEEEREALLGLLVPQMVRLWEKTLSRMLLDRVRMDEGVALRVLKGVLAKISDRERLLVYLNPEDHGNVERALAEFGDLLRGNRHLEVIPDPDVDKGSCIVETNLGVYDARWRTQLEQVGLQVSSLLFGGDEVEGD is encoded by the coding sequence ATGGCGGAGCGGTTCCATAGGTCCCTGGAGGAGGAACGGGAGGCGTTGCTGGGGCTTTTGGTGCCCCAGATGGTGAGGCTGTGGGAGAAGACCCTTTCCAGGATGCTCCTTGACCGGGTTCGGATGGACGAAGGGGTGGCCTTGCGGGTCCTTAAAGGGGTGCTCGCCAAGATAAGCGACCGGGAGAGGCTGCTCGTGTACCTTAACCCCGAGGACCACGGCAACGTGGAGAGGGCCCTGGCGGAGTTTGGGGACCTGCTTCGGGGCAACCGGCATCTTGAGGTTATCCCAGACCCCGACGTGGACAAGGGGAGCTGCATAGTGGAGACGAACCTTGGGGTCTACGACGCCCGATGGAGGACCCAGCTGGAGCAGGTGGGACTTCAGGTGTCGTCCCTTCTCTTCGGAGGAGACGAAGTTGAGGGGGATTGA